The Caulifigura coniformis genome includes a region encoding these proteins:
- a CDS encoding glycosyltransferase family 4 protein produces MKRSLETAPKFMAAGPSVTIVALNASAVINPQAGARIGGLETFAWNLARALAADRFEAFFAVRATTMPPEKVVDGVTLLVDFEPLRDLRRGVSEQVLVERSFPWLRVKKWSPALLWRVPILAVARLFGGERSLDQRFGKLLSPLRPGIVIALGVSAESAAALAAAEAAGHEGIIWLQSNGDLDERFFREPGYRNVYGVTGDDANACLKGKHLLIAQTEHQRERLRTLTGRECAVIQNPVDLDAFSPPAENAERRGVLWIGRYDRFHKRPLLALEIARNCPEIPFLFVINDGDPAVAEELRRSKPENVSVVDFVPRPEMPGRFRSAAAFLSTGSLEHEGFPNVLLEAAAAGLPIVSLHDFDGFLKRSECGIATDGDLSLAASSLAQLARDRAEWLRRSVAGRAYVEANHSMAIVLRGLRPLLRGLESPVGEEPEIRR; encoded by the coding sequence ATGAAACGTTCCCTTGAGACTGCCCCGAAGTTCATGGCCGCCGGTCCGTCCGTCACCATCGTCGCCCTGAACGCTTCGGCGGTCATCAATCCGCAGGCGGGCGCCAGGATCGGTGGGCTGGAGACGTTTGCCTGGAATCTCGCGCGGGCCCTCGCTGCGGATCGCTTTGAAGCGTTTTTCGCCGTTCGTGCGACGACGATGCCGCCGGAGAAGGTGGTCGACGGCGTGACGCTGCTGGTCGATTTCGAGCCGCTTCGAGACCTGCGCCGTGGTGTCTCGGAGCAGGTGCTGGTCGAACGATCGTTCCCGTGGCTGCGGGTGAAGAAGTGGTCACCTGCCCTGCTCTGGCGGGTTCCGATCCTGGCGGTCGCCCGGCTGTTCGGCGGCGAGCGGTCCCTGGACCAGCGTTTCGGGAAACTGCTGAGTCCCCTGCGGCCGGGAATCGTCATCGCCCTGGGAGTGAGTGCCGAATCGGCGGCTGCACTGGCGGCTGCAGAGGCAGCCGGCCATGAGGGAATCATCTGGCTGCAGTCGAACGGAGACCTCGACGAGCGATTCTTCCGGGAGCCGGGCTACCGGAATGTGTACGGCGTCACAGGGGACGATGCGAACGCCTGCCTGAAAGGGAAGCACCTGCTGATCGCGCAGACAGAGCATCAGCGGGAGCGACTGCGGACGCTCACCGGGCGGGAGTGCGCCGTCATCCAGAACCCGGTGGACCTCGACGCCTTTTCGCCGCCGGCGGAAAACGCCGAGCGCCGTGGAGTGCTGTGGATCGGCCGGTACGACCGGTTCCACAAGCGTCCGCTGCTGGCGCTCGAGATCGCGAGAAACTGCCCGGAGATCCCGTTTCTGTTCGTCATCAATGACGGCGATCCGGCCGTTGCGGAGGAGCTGCGACGATCGAAGCCGGAGAACGTTTCGGTGGTCGATTTCGTTCCGCGCCCTGAAATGCCGGGCCGTTTTCGTTCGGCGGCGGCGTTTCTGAGCACGGGGTCACTCGAGCATGAAGGGTTTCCGAACGTCCTGCTCGAGGCCGCGGCGGCTGGCCTGCCGATCGTGTCGCTCCACGATTTCGACGGCTTTCTCAAGCGGTCGGAATGCGGAATCGCCACCGACGGCGACCTGAGTCTGGCCGCCAGTTCCCTTGCTCAACTGGCCCGGGACAGGGCCGAGTGGTTGCGGCGCAGCGTCGCGGGCCGCGCCTATGTCGAAGCGAATCATTCGATGGCGATCGTGCTGAGGGGACTGCGTCCCCTCTTGCGGGGGCTGGAGTCTCCGGTCGGCGAGGAGCCCGAAATCCGCCGCTGA
- the acnA gene encoding aconitate hydratase AcnA — MSVKNAFGAATELKTSSGSLTYFSLPKLAAQGVGNVDRLPYSMRVLLEACLRNVDDFVVNESDVVAVAQWDAKKPGEVEIPFKPGRVVLQDFTGVPAVVDLAALRAAMVRMGGDPRKINPLVPCDLVIDHSVQVDAFASLDALQINLDYEFERNKERYQFLKWGQQAFRNFRVVPPATGIVHQVNLEYLATCVLKEPRGNGMAVFPDSLVGTDSHTTMINGLGVVGWGVGGIEAEAVMLGQPIYMLLPEVVGFKLTGSLRDGATATDLVLTVTQMLRKHGVVGKFVEYYGAGLEHLSLADRATIANMAPEYGATIGFFPVDAETLRFMERTGRPKDLINLVEAYYKEQGLFRTESSPEPVYSATLSLDLGDVEPSLAGPKRPQDRITLKEMKSSWHKDLTGAFGKKTATAPVQIKDSNGMAGSAITDGAVVIAAITSCTNTSNPSVMIGAGLVARNARKRGLKRKPWVKTSLAPGSRVVTDYLRRAGLNTYLDELGFNLVGYGCTTCIGNSGPLPDPVSNAITEGNLVASAVLSGNRNFEGRVQPLVKANYLASPPLVVAYAIAGTTDIDLVKEPLGQDEAGNDVYLKDIWPTQKEIADTIASSMSPETFVTEYSHASAGPPEWQQVQGGTGDLYTWDEASTYIHEPPFFVDMPKVPGAIKSIGGARVLVSVGDSVTTDHISPAGNIKKESPAGEYLQSRGVKPMDFNSYGARRGDDRVMTRGTFANIRLKNLLVPGSEGNVTVHLPTNQQMSIFDASLKYKDAHTPLVVLAGKEYGTGSSRDWAAKGTYLLGVRCVIAESFERIHRSNLVGMGVLPLQYRPGESRETLDLDGTEIFEIALDDSLKPRQAVEVTARKSNGEEVHFVTTCRIDTPVEVEYYRHGGILHKVLRDLVKS, encoded by the coding sequence ATGTCGGTGAAGAACGCGTTCGGCGCTGCGACGGAATTGAAGACGAGCAGCGGATCTTTGACCTATTTCAGCCTTCCAAAGCTCGCCGCGCAGGGAGTCGGGAACGTCGACCGGCTTCCCTACTCGATGCGGGTGCTGCTGGAGGCCTGCCTCCGCAATGTCGACGATTTCGTCGTGAACGAATCGGACGTGGTCGCCGTCGCCCAGTGGGACGCCAAAAAGCCGGGTGAAGTCGAAATCCCGTTCAAGCCGGGCCGCGTCGTCCTGCAGGACTTCACCGGCGTTCCGGCCGTCGTCGACCTGGCCGCCCTGCGGGCCGCGATGGTGCGGATGGGGGGCGATCCCAGGAAGATCAACCCGCTCGTCCCGTGCGACCTCGTGATCGATCACAGCGTGCAGGTCGATGCATTCGCGTCGTTGGACGCGCTGCAGATCAACCTCGATTACGAATTCGAGCGAAACAAGGAACGCTATCAGTTCCTGAAATGGGGGCAGCAGGCCTTCCGGAATTTCCGCGTCGTCCCTCCGGCGACCGGCATCGTGCACCAGGTCAACCTCGAATACCTCGCGACGTGCGTTCTGAAGGAACCGCGCGGCAACGGAATGGCCGTCTTTCCCGACTCCCTCGTCGGAACGGACAGCCACACCACGATGATCAACGGCCTGGGCGTCGTTGGCTGGGGCGTGGGCGGTATCGAGGCCGAGGCGGTCATGCTCGGCCAGCCGATCTACATGCTGCTGCCCGAAGTCGTCGGCTTCAAACTGACGGGCAGCCTGCGCGACGGGGCGACCGCGACCGACCTCGTGCTGACTGTGACCCAAATGCTGCGGAAGCACGGCGTCGTCGGCAAGTTCGTCGAATACTACGGCGCCGGCCTGGAGCATCTGTCGCTGGCCGACAGGGCGACGATCGCCAACATGGCCCCCGAGTATGGCGCGACGATCGGCTTCTTCCCGGTCGACGCCGAGACGCTGCGGTTCATGGAGCGGACGGGGCGTCCGAAGGACCTGATCAACCTGGTCGAGGCCTATTACAAGGAACAGGGCCTGTTCCGGACCGAATCGTCGCCGGAGCCCGTGTACTCGGCCACGCTGTCCCTCGACCTGGGAGACGTCGAGCCGTCGCTGGCCGGGCCGAAGCGTCCGCAGGACCGCATCACGCTGAAGGAGATGAAGTCGTCCTGGCACAAGGACCTGACGGGGGCGTTCGGCAAGAAGACTGCCACGGCGCCGGTACAGATCAAGGACTCGAACGGCATGGCCGGAAGCGCCATCACCGACGGGGCCGTCGTGATCGCCGCGATCACCAGCTGCACCAACACGAGCAACCCCTCCGTCATGATCGGGGCGGGCCTCGTGGCCCGGAACGCCCGGAAACGGGGCCTGAAGCGGAAGCCATGGGTGAAGACGTCGCTCGCCCCTGGAAGCCGGGTCGTAACCGACTACCTGCGCCGGGCCGGCCTGAACACCTATCTCGACGAGCTCGGATTCAACCTCGTCGGCTACGGCTGCACGACCTGCATCGGCAACAGCGGTCCCCTGCCCGATCCGGTGTCGAACGCCATCACCGAAGGGAACCTCGTCGCCTCGGCCGTCCTTTCCGGCAACCGGAACTTTGAAGGCCGCGTTCAGCCGCTGGTGAAAGCGAACTACCTCGCCAGCCCGCCGCTGGTGGTGGCCTACGCCATTGCCGGAACCACGGACATCGACCTCGTGAAAGAGCCGCTCGGCCAGGACGAGGCGGGGAACGACGTGTACCTGAAGGACATCTGGCCGACGCAGAAGGAAATCGCCGACACGATCGCGTCGTCGATGTCGCCGGAGACCTTCGTGACAGAATACAGCCATGCGTCCGCCGGCCCGCCGGAGTGGCAGCAGGTCCAGGGCGGAACGGGCGACCTGTACACTTGGGACGAGGCGAGCACCTACATCCACGAGCCGCCGTTCTTCGTCGACATGCCGAAGGTCCCGGGGGCGATCAAGTCGATCGGCGGCGCCCGGGTGCTGGTGAGCGTCGGCGATTCGGTGACGACGGACCACATCAGCCCGGCCGGCAACATCAAGAAGGAATCGCCCGCCGGCGAATACCTGCAGTCCCGCGGCGTGAAGCCGATGGACTTCAACAGCTACGGCGCCCGCCGCGGAGACGACCGGGTGATGACGCGGGGGACCTTCGCGAACATCCGCCTGAAGAACCTGCTCGTCCCCGGTAGCGAAGGAAACGTGACCGTCCATCTGCCGACGAACCAGCAGATGTCGATCTTTGATGCGTCGCTGAAGTACAAGGACGCGCATACGCCGCTGGTCGTGCTGGCAGGGAAGGAATACGGCACGGGCTCCTCACGCGACTGGGCGGCCAAGGGGACGTACCTCCTCGGCGTGCGGTGCGTCATCGCCGAAAGCTTCGAACGCATTCACCGCTCCAACCTGGTCGGCATGGGCGTTCTGCCGCTGCAGTACCGCCCGGGTGAATCGCGCGAAACGCTGGACCTGGACGGCACCGAGATCTTCGAAATCGCGCTCGATGACTCGCTGAAGCCGCGGCAGGCGGTGGAAGTGACGGCCCGGAAGTCGAACGGCGAGGAAGTCCATTTCGTGACGACCTGCCGGATCGATACGCCGGTGGAGGTCGAGTACTACCGCCACGGCGGAATCCTGCACAAGGTGCTCAGGGACCTTGTGAAGTCCTGA
- the ispG gene encoding (E)-4-hydroxy-3-methylbut-2-enyl-diphosphate synthase has product MESRSLPRNPSRPVRIGTVTIGGGHPIAVQSMTATHTTNVDATVAQIHSLEAAGADVVRVAVDSKKDAEALLAIRGQTQANLVIDLQENYRLAEVVAPAVQKLRYNPGHLYHHEREKPWQEKVRYIAGVAGENDCAIRVGVNCGSVDPAKKEKYDPADSISPMLESALDHCEFLDSIGFTRYCVSLKDSDPTKVIEANKRFSEIRPDVPLHLGVTEAGMPPDGIIKTRIAFEQLISRGIGDTIRVSLTVPNARKAEEIEAGRKILADIAAGRVRSVVNYGLPTMNIISCPSCSRVENEAFIELAQDVKTMAEYAKDYAITIAVMGCRVNGPGETDDADLGLWCGPNFVNLKKGPQELGQYPYTEILPRLKQELDALIAQRAKA; this is encoded by the coding sequence GTGGAAAGTCGTAGTCTGCCCAGGAACCCGAGTCGCCCCGTCCGGATCGGAACGGTCACGATTGGCGGAGGCCATCCGATCGCCGTTCAGAGCATGACGGCGACGCATACCACGAACGTCGATGCGACGGTGGCTCAGATCCACTCCCTCGAGGCCGCGGGCGCGGACGTCGTGCGGGTCGCGGTCGACTCGAAGAAGGACGCCGAGGCGTTACTGGCGATTCGCGGCCAGACGCAGGCCAACCTGGTCATCGACCTCCAGGAAAACTACCGGCTGGCGGAAGTCGTGGCCCCCGCCGTCCAGAAGCTGCGCTACAACCCCGGACACCTCTATCACCACGAGCGCGAAAAGCCGTGGCAGGAGAAGGTGCGCTATATCGCGGGGGTCGCCGGCGAGAACGACTGCGCGATCCGTGTCGGGGTGAACTGTGGGAGCGTCGATCCGGCCAAGAAGGAAAAGTACGACCCGGCCGATTCGATCTCCCCGATGCTGGAATCCGCGCTCGATCACTGTGAGTTCCTCGATTCGATCGGGTTCACGCGGTACTGCGTCTCGCTGAAAGACTCCGATCCGACGAAGGTGATCGAGGCGAACAAGCGGTTTTCGGAAATCCGGCCTGATGTGCCGTTGCACCTGGGGGTGACCGAGGCGGGGATGCCGCCGGACGGGATCATCAAGACGCGGATCGCCTTTGAACAGTTGATCAGCCGTGGAATCGGGGACACGATCCGCGTTTCGCTGACGGTGCCGAACGCGCGCAAGGCGGAAGAGATCGAAGCCGGCCGGAAGATCCTCGCGGATATTGCTGCGGGACGCGTGCGGAGCGTCGTGAACTACGGCCTGCCGACGATGAATATCATCAGCTGTCCAAGCTGTTCCCGCGTCGAGAACGAGGCCTTCATCGAGCTGGCGCAGGACGTCAAGACGATGGCCGAATACGCCAAGGATTATGCCATCACGATCGCTGTGATGGGCTGCCGGGTGAACGGCCCCGGGGAGACCGACGATGCCGATCTGGGGCTGTGGTGCGGTCCGAACTTCGTGAACCTGAAAAAAGGCCCGCAGGAACTGGGGCAGTATCCGTACACCGAGATCCTGCCACGGCTGAAACAGGAGCTGGATGCGCTGATTGCGCAGCGGGCGAAGGCCTGA
- a CDS encoding EF-hand domain-containing protein has protein sequence MNRTLDAWASGLLFAFALLNGPVLAQEAAPGPSDAQRVVLLAPAGPVLVGIRLETGSHSIRQVRDAFCDGLFKRLDADQSGKLEAAEQAYLPMFRRVGGGGAAAAQSFATEGVLTTEGLRKYIDDQLGPLFSVEMKAPRADQTVRLLDALDVNDDGVLSLEEVAESAKALARYDLDDDESLSVAELQPFPQSVRQAQRQQAAEEGRGSRVFLVAPPSDLAPVLAEMKKLYAVAEGIEAARCGLKEGAGGFDTNNDGRLDDNELRKWITDGAIDIELTAAWREVGRGLPPVLTTTIPKSPRLVPGRTVSRRQWEARVDDVPMQLNLFDNRGFAGNSVSLFLTKARTLDRDKNDYLDEAEFAGLGTNSPFTAVDLNHDGMVKTDEIREYFQTMSQLSQTRVVMTFSDDVVSLFQVMDADRTNRLSPREMMTLRERVQPFDRNGNGQFDPGDFVSKYTLTMAFAMPEGMEFTPAAMPMTGTTGGVRRTRLGGPLWYQRMDRNRDGDISWREFLGPRARFDAVDTDHDGLISKDEAEAAHALSPEASAQPAADTETPAP, from the coding sequence GTGAATCGAACGCTCGACGCCTGGGCCAGCGGGCTCCTGTTCGCGTTCGCTCTGCTGAACGGGCCGGTGCTGGCGCAGGAAGCAGCCCCTGGCCCTTCCGATGCGCAGCGCGTCGTCCTCCTGGCGCCGGCGGGCCCGGTGCTCGTCGGGATCCGGCTGGAAACCGGGTCGCACTCGATCCGGCAGGTCCGCGACGCATTCTGCGATGGCCTCTTCAAACGTCTCGATGCCGATCAGTCCGGAAAGCTGGAAGCGGCCGAGCAGGCCTACCTGCCGATGTTCCGTCGCGTGGGCGGGGGCGGGGCGGCAGCCGCGCAGTCGTTCGCAACGGAGGGCGTCCTGACGACGGAGGGACTCAGAAAATACATCGACGACCAGCTCGGGCCGCTGTTTTCGGTCGAAATGAAGGCCCCCCGGGCCGACCAGACCGTCCGCCTTCTCGACGCGCTCGATGTCAACGACGACGGCGTCCTTTCGCTTGAGGAAGTGGCTGAATCAGCGAAGGCGCTGGCCCGGTACGATCTGGATGACGATGAGTCGCTGAGCGTCGCCGAGCTGCAGCCGTTTCCCCAGTCGGTCCGCCAAGCCCAGCGCCAGCAGGCTGCCGAGGAAGGGCGGGGGAGTCGCGTGTTCCTGGTCGCCCCGCCGTCGGACCTGGCCCCGGTGCTCGCGGAGATGAAAAAGCTCTATGCGGTCGCGGAGGGCATCGAAGCCGCCCGCTGTGGACTCAAGGAAGGCGCCGGCGGATTCGACACGAACAACGACGGACGCCTCGATGACAATGAACTCAGGAAATGGATCACCGACGGAGCGATCGACATCGAGTTGACGGCCGCCTGGCGCGAGGTTGGCCGCGGTCTCCCTCCGGTCCTGACGACCACGATTCCGAAGTCGCCGCGGCTCGTTCCCGGCAGGACGGTCTCACGTCGCCAGTGGGAGGCCAGGGTGGATGACGTGCCGATGCAGCTCAACCTGTTCGACAACCGCGGGTTTGCCGGCAATTCCGTCAGCCTATTCCTCACGAAGGCCCGCACGCTCGATCGCGACAAGAATGATTATCTCGACGAAGCGGAGTTCGCCGGCCTGGGAACGAACTCACCGTTCACGGCCGTCGACCTGAACCACGACGGGATGGTGAAGACGGACGAGATCCGCGAGTACTTCCAGACAATGAGCCAGCTGTCGCAGACGCGCGTCGTGATGACCTTCAGCGACGACGTCGTCAGCCTGTTTCAGGTCATGGACGCGGACCGCACCAACCGCCTGTCGCCTCGCGAAATGATGACGCTCCGCGAACGGGTGCAGCCCTTCGATCGCAACGGCAACGGCCAGTTCGACCCGGGCGATTTCGTCAGCAAGTACACGCTCACAATGGCCTTCGCGATGCCGGAAGGAATGGAATTCACGCCCGCGGCCATGCCGATGACGGGGACCACCGGCGGAGTCCGCCGCACACGCCTGGGCGGTCCTCTCTGGTATCAGCGGATGGACCGCAATCGTGACGGCGACATCAGCTGGCGCGAGTTCCTCGGCCCCCGCGCCCGCTTCGACGCCGTGGATACCGACCACGACGGTCTCATCAGCAAGGATGAAGCCGAAGCGGCGCACGCGTTGTCCCCGGAGGCTTCCGCGCAGCCGGCGGCAGACACGGAAACGCCTGCCCCCTGA
- a CDS encoding N,N-dimethylformamidase beta subunit family domain-containing protein, giving the protein MKFSTRVAVTLCVVLTASTQLSAAPSPLIRQENARPGSDDWQLTRVRLDKSDGMRSPAIEGYCSKQSVQAGESLDIFVSTDPPSKYKVEFFRTGYYGGKGARLIQETGPLQGIAQPVPRPGEKNLHECQWKASTQLTIPADWLSGVYLGRLTTLPESADDPYWQSYVIFIVRDDRPADILFQCSDNTWQAYNRWPTNYSVYTHPKGGQGPWADVSFDRPYGRQSQYNAIVNDPLSVGSGEFLSFEQPMSYFLEQHGYDVTYCSNSDMLTPDRGLKCKSFLSVGHDEYWDIRQFNSVSKMRDEGVNLMFFSGNSVCWVTPFRASSDGRPNRIIFRGGPYGAKLDYAEEREKEHGPFPERGPDEGLLMGARNPEPINGGGDWTITNPGHWVFEGTGVKKGDRIPGLVGWEYHARPAQEIPGLEVVAEGRAWVGGVTRSAWAATVYPGPKNNFVFNAATIFWCQDLSMPPGHTLPWSHWSRPHGPDARVQKITHNLLQKAGALPASKD; this is encoded by the coding sequence ATGAAATTTTCAACCCGCGTTGCAGTAACACTTTGCGTGGTACTGACCGCTTCCACGCAGCTTTCGGCAGCGCCCTCGCCGCTCATCCGGCAGGAGAACGCCAGGCCCGGTTCGGATGACTGGCAGCTCACGCGGGTGCGACTCGACAAATCGGACGGCATGCGGTCGCCGGCGATCGAAGGGTACTGCTCGAAGCAAAGCGTCCAAGCGGGAGAATCGCTCGACATCTTCGTCTCCACGGATCCGCCGTCGAAGTACAAGGTCGAGTTCTTCCGGACGGGCTACTACGGAGGAAAAGGGGCGCGGCTGATACAGGAAACCGGGCCACTGCAGGGAATCGCACAGCCCGTTCCCAGGCCCGGAGAGAAGAACCTGCACGAATGCCAGTGGAAGGCGTCGACTCAACTCACAATTCCGGCCGACTGGCTGAGCGGCGTCTACCTTGGCCGGCTGACGACGCTCCCCGAGTCGGCCGATGATCCCTACTGGCAGAGCTATGTGATTTTCATCGTCCGCGACGACCGGCCGGCGGACATCCTGTTCCAGTGCTCGGACAATACGTGGCAGGCCTACAACCGCTGGCCCACGAACTATTCCGTCTACACCCATCCCAAAGGAGGGCAGGGGCCGTGGGCGGACGTGAGCTTCGATCGTCCTTATGGCCGGCAGTCGCAGTACAACGCGATCGTGAACGATCCGCTCTCGGTCGGATCGGGGGAGTTCCTGTCGTTCGAACAGCCGATGTCGTACTTCCTTGAACAGCATGGGTACGACGTCACGTACTGTTCGAACAGCGACATGCTCACGCCGGACCGCGGGCTGAAATGCAAATCGTTCCTGAGCGTCGGCCACGATGAGTACTGGGACATCCGGCAGTTCAACAGCGTGTCGAAAATGCGGGACGAGGGCGTCAACCTGATGTTCTTCTCGGGGAATTCAGTGTGCTGGGTGACGCCGTTCCGCGCGAGCAGCGACGGACGGCCAAATCGCATCATTTTTCGCGGGGGCCCGTACGGCGCGAAACTCGACTACGCCGAAGAACGGGAGAAAGAGCATGGGCCGTTTCCCGAACGCGGCCCGGACGAGGGCCTGCTGATGGGCGCGCGGAACCCTGAGCCGATCAACGGCGGGGGCGACTGGACGATCACCAACCCCGGGCACTGGGTCTTCGAAGGAACGGGAGTGAAGAAGGGTGACCGGATTCCGGGACTCGTGGGCTGGGAGTATCACGCTCGCCCGGCGCAGGAGATTCCGGGACTGGAAGTCGTCGCTGAGGGGCGAGCCTGGGTCGGGGGCGTGACGCGATCGGCCTGGGCGGCGACTGTCTACCCGGGCCCGAAGAACAATTTTGTGTTCAACGCGGCCACCATTTTCTGGTGCCAGGACTTGAGCATGCCCCCGGGCCACACGCTCCCCTGGTCGCACTGGAGCCGCCCGCACGGTCCGGATGCCCGGGTCCAGAAGATCACTCATAACCTCCTTCAAAAGGCGGGCGCCCTCCCGGCCTCGAAGGACTGA
- a CDS encoding endonuclease domain-containing protein: protein MSTDQNPDALGHARQLRRNLTFPERLLWSRLRDRRLSGQKFVRQAPIGPFIVDFLCRQHSLVIELDGASHDNRGRRDMARQRQLEASGFRVIRFSNDDVLREMDTVLEAILKAVDGATA, encoded by the coding sequence ATGTCGACTGATCAGAATCCGGACGCCCTCGGGCACGCCCGACAGCTTCGCCGGAACCTGACATTTCCAGAGCGCCTTTTATGGTCGCGGTTACGCGACCGCAGGCTTTCCGGCCAGAAGTTCGTCCGGCAGGCGCCGATCGGTCCGTTCATCGTCGATTTCCTCTGCCGTCAGCACTCGCTCGTCATCGAGCTGGATGGCGCGAGTCATGACAATCGCGGCCGGCGTGACATGGCGCGCCAGAGGCAGCTTGAAGCTTCGGGATTCCGGGTGATCCGCTTCTCGAATGATGACGTGCTGCGAGAGATGGATACTGTGCTCGAGGCGATACTGAAGGCGGTTGATGGTGCGACGGCGTAG
- a CDS encoding ABC transporter permease has translation MLAGPLFRREVLINPRPLKHYLMRAGYVLALFVLMYTAGQATIGWQTLGDIGDAAKFGTFLFSLFAMVQLTIVIAASLLFGSSTVAQEKDKRTLVLLLMTDLSSVELVVGKLLSALLTVLTLIAVSLPVFALVHTLGGVSMTQVLWVEVICIAAALAAGAWGVLVAFWREKTFQTLAISVLGAVLFLGLLELGSVAAGAGSGISQGLAAFDPYRAVLGVLNPLAAQPGVRTPTVGALSSTVSLLGLAAVLTAYTVLRVRTWNPSQLAFEQAATAAAEAEKSPSTNRHIHRKVWDAPILWREIATRAYGRKMFVIKAGYFVFAALAVLFLYNSPANAGLVLGLISREGFAFMAVSILALVLTNAQAVTSITSERDGQTMELVMVTEVSSREFILGKLGGVFFNMKEVLAVPVAFVLAAVSRGTLGGENAVYVLVGLAALAIFAAMLGIHQGLTYEISRQAIAHSLGTIFFLFVGIFICMMLIVEARSSYSLQFLPFLGFILGGSMGLYASLSRKNQSPALMLSAGILPFATFYSITSYLLGNTLGVCVALAVAYGIPTVAMFVPAASGYDVALGRSSDKG, from the coding sequence GTGCTTGCCGGTCCGCTGTTTCGCCGTGAAGTCCTGATCAATCCCAGGCCGCTCAAGCATTACCTGATGCGGGCGGGGTACGTGCTCGCACTCTTCGTGCTGATGTACACCGCCGGCCAGGCGACGATCGGCTGGCAGACGCTGGGCGACATCGGGGACGCGGCCAAGTTCGGCACGTTCCTGTTCAGCCTGTTCGCGATGGTGCAGCTGACCATCGTGATCGCGGCCTCGCTGCTGTTCGGTTCCAGTACGGTCGCTCAGGAAAAGGACAAGCGGACACTGGTCCTCCTGCTGATGACCGACCTGAGCAGCGTCGAACTCGTCGTCGGAAAGTTGCTGTCGGCGCTGCTGACGGTGCTGACGCTGATCGCCGTTTCCCTGCCCGTGTTCGCCCTGGTTCACACCCTGGGCGGCGTTTCGATGACGCAGGTGTTGTGGGTCGAGGTGATCTGCATCGCCGCAGCCCTGGCCGCCGGGGCATGGGGAGTGCTCGTCGCCTTCTGGCGCGAGAAAACGTTCCAGACGCTCGCCATCAGCGTGCTGGGGGCGGTGCTGTTCCTCGGGCTTCTGGAACTCGGAAGCGTTGCCGCAGGAGCCGGGTCCGGAATCAGCCAGGGCTTGGCCGCGTTCGATCCGTATCGCGCGGTTCTTGGCGTCCTGAATCCGCTCGCGGCACAGCCTGGCGTGCGAACGCCGACGGTGGGCGCCTTGAGCTCGACGGTCAGCCTGCTCGGGCTGGCGGCAGTGCTGACGGCCTATACCGTGCTGCGTGTCAGAACCTGGAACCCTTCGCAGCTGGCGTTCGAGCAGGCGGCGACCGCAGCCGCGGAAGCTGAGAAGTCCCCATCGACGAACCGGCACATCCACCGCAAGGTCTGGGATGCACCGATCCTGTGGCGTGAGATTGCGACCCGCGCCTACGGGCGAAAGATGTTCGTCATCAAGGCCGGATACTTCGTCTTCGCGGCGCTGGCGGTGCTGTTTCTCTACAACTCGCCGGCGAATGCAGGCCTCGTGCTCGGTCTGATTTCCCGTGAGGGATTCGCCTTTATGGCGGTATCGATCCTCGCGCTGGTCCTGACCAATGCCCAGGCGGTGACGTCGATCACGTCCGAGAGGGACGGCCAGACGATGGAACTCGTGATGGTCACGGAAGTGAGCTCGCGCGAGTTCATCCTCGGAAAGCTGGGAGGCGTCTTCTTCAATATGAAGGAGGTGCTGGCGGTCCCGGTTGCGTTCGTGCTGGCGGCAGTCAGCCGTGGGACGCTGGGGGGCGAGAATGCCGTGTATGTCCTGGTGGGGCTGGCGGCGCTGGCGATCTTCGCGGCGATGCTCGGGATTCACCAGGGGCTGACGTACGAAATCTCGCGCCAGGCGATCGCTCACAGTCTGGGGACGATTTTCTTCCTGTTCGTCGGAATCTTCATCTGCATGATGCTGATCGTCGAAGCCCGGTCTTCGTACTCCCTCCAGTTTCTCCCGTTCCTGGGATTCATCCTGGGAGGGAGCATGGGGCTGTATGCGTCGCTGTCCCGCAAGAATCAGTCTCCGGCGCTGATGCTTTCGGCCGGAATTCTCCCGTTTGCGACGTTCTACTCGATTACGAGTTACCTGCTGGGGAACACGCTGGGAGTCTGCGTCGCGCTGGCCGTCGCCTACGGGATTCCGACCGTGGCGATGTTTGTTCCGGCCGCGAGCGGTTACGACGTGGCCCTGGGGCGGTCGTCGGATAAGGGATGA